One genomic segment of Centropristis striata isolate RG_2023a ecotype Rhode Island chromosome 11, C.striata_1.0, whole genome shotgun sequence includes these proteins:
- the LOC131979757 gene encoding ranBP-type and C3HC4-type zinc finger-containing protein 1-like isoform X3: MALSSGGWAPPAPVPASSQQAACGGPALTPCCSTVLMSVRVSVCHSGIRPLCLPGAGSEALRLQLSMDPSRAGEFRLALRDTSGNRSVFIAEFDLRSVQYEVKSPRCHEMRLAAPPHDCIRFNFRCDREAEEWATVVMSSLREAHRVANINTCESDGRHKDTAAAAMEQWSSASLPLTEELCLELARAIEAGDTQAASQHASALARHKAALTIQLSEKNYAEGEISLSVVVEDVSSSCCVTVKVFPYMTVAALKQQVFLEYGFHPRVQRWVIGQCLCTEPRSLASYGVQKDGDTAYLYLISARQARITRQLFQQDLESALLAPPLPPGNGPTSQDWRGYNTLPSKLPHNNQGSTAGDIKDVLDIENLQLNDHTNKASKTQTEWACPSCTFINKPSRPGCEICATARPDTHIQQVLHLHRAINAFFLYYYL; the protein is encoded by the exons ATGGCTCTCAGCTCGGGCGGCTGGGCTCCTCCAGCCCCGGTCCCTGCCTCGTCCCAGCAGGCTGCATGCGGCGGGCCTGCGCTGACGCCTTGCTGCAGTACTGTTTTAATGTCAGTCCGGGTTTCGGTGTGCCATTCCGGGATCCGGCCCCTGTGCCTCCCTGGAGCAGGCAGCGAGGCTCTGCGGCTCCAGCTCAGCATGGACCCGAGCCGGGCCGGAGAGTTCCGACTGGCGCTGCGAGATACGAGCGGAAACCGCAGTGTG TTCATCGCAGAGTTCGACCTGCGCTCGGTGCAGTACGAGGTCAAATCTCCTCGCTGCCATGAGATGCGCCTCGCCGCTCCGCCACACGACTGCATCCGCTTCAACTTCCGCTGCGACCGCGAAGCCGAGGAGTGGGCAacagtggtgatgtcatcactaAGAGAGGCACATAGAG TTGCAAATATTAACACATGTGAGTCAGAtggcagacacaaagacacagcagcagcagcgatgGAGCAGTGGAGCTCAGCCTCGCTGCCGCTCACCG aggaACTGTGCTTGGAGCTCGCCAGGGCCATTGAAGCAGGCGATACTCAAGCCGCTTCACAGCATGCGTCCGCTCTGGCTCGGCACAAAGCCGCACTGACGATTCAGCTGTCTGAAAAGAACTACGCAGAGGGAGAGATCAG TTTATCTGTGGTCGTGGAGGATGTGTCGTCGTCCTGTTGTGTCACAGTGAAAGTCTTTCCTTACATGACCGTGGCTGCACTCAAGCAACAG GTGTTTCTTGAGTACGGGTTCCATCCTCGCGTGCAGCGCTGGGTGATAGGTCAGTGTCTGTGCACTGAGCCGAGGTCGTTGGCCTCCTACGGGGTGCAGAAGGACGGCGACACGGCGTACCTCTACCTGATCTCAGCCCGACAAGCACGCATCACCCGCCAGCTGTTCCAGCAGGACCTGGAGAGCGCTCTCCTCGCCCCGCCGCTCCCACCGGGCAACGGCCCCACCTCCCAAGACTGGAGGGGTTACAACACCTTGCCCTCCAAGCTACCCCACAACAACCAGG GGAGCACAGCAGGTGATATCAAAGATGTCCTCGACATTGAGAACCTGCAGCTGAATGATCATACCAATAAAGCCAGTAAAACACAG ACAGAGTGGGCTTGTCCCTCATGCACTTTCATCAACAAGCCGTCTCGTCCAGGCTGCGAAATCTGCGCCACAGCCAGACCGGACACACACATCCAGCAGGTACTGCACCTGCATCGAGCGatcaatgctttttttttgtactacTACTTGTAA
- the LOC131979757 gene encoding ranBP-type and C3HC4-type zinc finger-containing protein 1-like isoform X2 yields the protein MALSSGGWAPPAPVPASSQQAACGGPALTPCCSTVLMSVRVSVCHSGIRPLCLPGAGSEALRLQLSMDPSRAGEFRLALRDTSGNRSVFIAEFDLRSVQYEVKSPRCHEMRLAAPPHDCIRFNFRCDREAEEWATVVMSSLREAHRVANINTCESDGRHKDTAAAAMEQWSSASLPLTEELCLELARAIEAGDTQAASQHASALARHKAALTIQLSEKNYAEGEISLSVVVEDVSSSCCVTVKVFPYMTVAALKQQVFLEYGFHPRVQRWVIGQCLCTEPRSLASYGVQKDGDTAYLYLISARQARITRQLFQQDLESALLAPPLPPGNGPTSQDWRGYNTLPSKLPHNNQGSTAGDIKDVLDIENLQLNDHTNKASKTQQTEWACPSCTFINKPSRPGCEICATARPDTHIQQEKGRREDRGEFGLSSS from the exons ATGGCTCTCAGCTCGGGCGGCTGGGCTCCTCCAGCCCCGGTCCCTGCCTCGTCCCAGCAGGCTGCATGCGGCGGGCCTGCGCTGACGCCTTGCTGCAGTACTGTTTTAATGTCAGTCCGGGTTTCGGTGTGCCATTCCGGGATCCGGCCCCTGTGCCTCCCTGGAGCAGGCAGCGAGGCTCTGCGGCTCCAGCTCAGCATGGACCCGAGCCGGGCCGGAGAGTTCCGACTGGCGCTGCGAGATACGAGCGGAAACCGCAGTGTG TTCATCGCAGAGTTCGACCTGCGCTCGGTGCAGTACGAGGTCAAATCTCCTCGCTGCCATGAGATGCGCCTCGCCGCTCCGCCACACGACTGCATCCGCTTCAACTTCCGCTGCGACCGCGAAGCCGAGGAGTGGGCAacagtggtgatgtcatcactaAGAGAGGCACATAGAG TTGCAAATATTAACACATGTGAGTCAGAtggcagacacaaagacacagcagcagcagcgatgGAGCAGTGGAGCTCAGCCTCGCTGCCGCTCACCG aggaACTGTGCTTGGAGCTCGCCAGGGCCATTGAAGCAGGCGATACTCAAGCCGCTTCACAGCATGCGTCCGCTCTGGCTCGGCACAAAGCCGCACTGACGATTCAGCTGTCTGAAAAGAACTACGCAGAGGGAGAGATCAG TTTATCTGTGGTCGTGGAGGATGTGTCGTCGTCCTGTTGTGTCACAGTGAAAGTCTTTCCTTACATGACCGTGGCTGCACTCAAGCAACAG GTGTTTCTTGAGTACGGGTTCCATCCTCGCGTGCAGCGCTGGGTGATAGGTCAGTGTCTGTGCACTGAGCCGAGGTCGTTGGCCTCCTACGGGGTGCAGAAGGACGGCGACACGGCGTACCTCTACCTGATCTCAGCCCGACAAGCACGCATCACCCGCCAGCTGTTCCAGCAGGACCTGGAGAGCGCTCTCCTCGCCCCGCCGCTCCCACCGGGCAACGGCCCCACCTCCCAAGACTGGAGGGGTTACAACACCTTGCCCTCCAAGCTACCCCACAACAACCAGG GGAGCACAGCAGGTGATATCAAAGATGTCCTCGACATTGAGAACCTGCAGCTGAATGATCATACCAATAAAGCCAGTAAAACACAG CAGACAGAGTGGGCTTGTCCCTCATGCACTTTCATCAACAAGCCGTCTCGTCCAGGCTGCGAAATCTGCGCCACAGCCAGACCGGACACACACATCCAGCAG gagaaaggaaggagagaggaTCGAGGAGAGTTCGGTCTGAGCAGCAGCTGA
- the LOC131979757 gene encoding ranBP-type and C3HC4-type zinc finger-containing protein 1-like isoform X4: protein MALSSGGWAPPAPVPASSQQAACGGPALTPCCSTVLMSVRVSVCHSGIRPLCLPGAGSEALRLQLSMDPSRAGEFRLALRDTSGNRSVFIAEFDLRSVQYEVKSPRCHEMRLAAPPHDCIRFNFRCDREAEEWATVVMSSLREAHRVANINTCESDGRHKDTAAAAMEQWSSASLPLTEELCLELARAIEAGDTQAASQHASALARHKAALTIQLSEKNYAEGEISLSVVVEDVSSSCCVTVKVFPYMTVAALKQQVFLEYGFHPRVQRWVIGQCLCTEPRSLASYGVQKDGDTAYLYLISARQARITRQLFQQDLESALLAPPLPPGNGPTSQDWRGYNTLPSKLPHNNQGSTAGDIKDVLDIENLQLNDHTNKASKTQTEWACPSCTFINKPSRPGCEICATARPDTHIQQEKGRREDRGEFGLSSS from the exons ATGGCTCTCAGCTCGGGCGGCTGGGCTCCTCCAGCCCCGGTCCCTGCCTCGTCCCAGCAGGCTGCATGCGGCGGGCCTGCGCTGACGCCTTGCTGCAGTACTGTTTTAATGTCAGTCCGGGTTTCGGTGTGCCATTCCGGGATCCGGCCCCTGTGCCTCCCTGGAGCAGGCAGCGAGGCTCTGCGGCTCCAGCTCAGCATGGACCCGAGCCGGGCCGGAGAGTTCCGACTGGCGCTGCGAGATACGAGCGGAAACCGCAGTGTG TTCATCGCAGAGTTCGACCTGCGCTCGGTGCAGTACGAGGTCAAATCTCCTCGCTGCCATGAGATGCGCCTCGCCGCTCCGCCACACGACTGCATCCGCTTCAACTTCCGCTGCGACCGCGAAGCCGAGGAGTGGGCAacagtggtgatgtcatcactaAGAGAGGCACATAGAG TTGCAAATATTAACACATGTGAGTCAGAtggcagacacaaagacacagcagcagcagcgatgGAGCAGTGGAGCTCAGCCTCGCTGCCGCTCACCG aggaACTGTGCTTGGAGCTCGCCAGGGCCATTGAAGCAGGCGATACTCAAGCCGCTTCACAGCATGCGTCCGCTCTGGCTCGGCACAAAGCCGCACTGACGATTCAGCTGTCTGAAAAGAACTACGCAGAGGGAGAGATCAG TTTATCTGTGGTCGTGGAGGATGTGTCGTCGTCCTGTTGTGTCACAGTGAAAGTCTTTCCTTACATGACCGTGGCTGCACTCAAGCAACAG GTGTTTCTTGAGTACGGGTTCCATCCTCGCGTGCAGCGCTGGGTGATAGGTCAGTGTCTGTGCACTGAGCCGAGGTCGTTGGCCTCCTACGGGGTGCAGAAGGACGGCGACACGGCGTACCTCTACCTGATCTCAGCCCGACAAGCACGCATCACCCGCCAGCTGTTCCAGCAGGACCTGGAGAGCGCTCTCCTCGCCCCGCCGCTCCCACCGGGCAACGGCCCCACCTCCCAAGACTGGAGGGGTTACAACACCTTGCCCTCCAAGCTACCCCACAACAACCAGG GGAGCACAGCAGGTGATATCAAAGATGTCCTCGACATTGAGAACCTGCAGCTGAATGATCATACCAATAAAGCCAGTAAAACACAG ACAGAGTGGGCTTGTCCCTCATGCACTTTCATCAACAAGCCGTCTCGTCCAGGCTGCGAAATCTGCGCCACAGCCAGACCGGACACACACATCCAGCAG gagaaaggaaggagagaggaTCGAGGAGAGTTCGGTCTGAGCAGCAGCTGA
- the LOC131979755 gene encoding alanine aminotransferase 2-like isoform X1 has product MLRCFNRSSCQRTLSALDSLYEINPNMRNLKQIDLILAVRASQIKEELRQRKNKPYKEVIDVLWGDPHRAGLKPLSFVRQVFAACIYPQLVDSDKLPVDVRQRAQRLLKECVGGSVGCYTATPGIPGIVQRLSEFITRRDGGVPSHPENIYISSGSQWALSNILSVLVNREASPRTGVLVPVPSYSISTLSMMKVGAVTVPYYLSEEQGWELQMAELHRALESAKGVCNPVALYIINPGNPAGCVQSRKSMQDVIQFASEKRLFLLADEVYQDCVYGEKTEFVSYKRVLAEMGPPLSNTVELASFHSASKGIMGECGLRGGYVELVNLDPTVMKYIYKLFSTDSCAPVLGQIALDLMANPPQPGDPSYPLYSEETQHIKNTLVDNVKKVFDVLNSLPGFSCQPVAGGAFAFPRLHLPAAAIQKAEKMGMEPDLFYCLRLLEEAGVMAGPGSVYGQKEGTHHIRFCIMSPEDTMEEILKRISSFHAQFMKDFS; this is encoded by the exons ATGCTACGGTGCTTCAATCGCTCCAGCTGTCAGAGGACTCTCAGTGCACTTGACAGTCTTTAC GAGATCAATCCCAATATGAGGAACTTGAAGCAGATAGATTTAATCCTGGCCGTACGAGCAAGCCAGATCAAGGAAGAGCTCAGACag AGAAAGAATAAGCCATATAAAGAAGTGATAGATGTCTTATGGGGTGACCCGCACAGGGCAGGTTTGAAGCCCCTGTCCTTTGTCCGACAG GTTTTTGCAGCATGTATTTACCCTCAGCTTGTGGACAGCGATAAACTGCCAGTGGACGTCAGACAGAGAGCTCAGAGGCTGCTGAAGGAATGTGTTGGAGGGAGTGTAG GTTGTTATACTGCTACACCAGGTATTCCAGGAATAGTCCAAAGACTCTCTGAATTCATAACGAGACGAGATGGTGGAGTTCCATCTCACCCTGAAAACATCTACATCAGTTCAGGCTCACAGTGGGCGCTCTCG AACATTCTCAGCGTCTTGGTGAACAGGGAGGCTTCACCCAGAACAGGTGTGCTTGTTCCAGTGCCAAGCTACTCCATTTCCACTTTGTCCATGATGAAGGTGGGAGCGGTTACCGTTCCTTACTACCTCAGTGAGGAGCAGGGCTGGGAGCTGCAGATGGCGGAGCTGCATCGAGCGCTGGAATCTGCCAAGGGAGTCTGCAACCCTGTAGCTCTTTATATCATCAACCCTGGAAATCCCGCAG GTTGTGTTCAAAGCAGAAAATCAATGCAGGACGTGATCCAGTTCGCTTCAGAGAAGAGACTCTTCCTTCTGGCTGATGAG GTCTATCAGGACTGTGTTTACGGGGAAAAGACTGAGTTTGTCTCTTACAAGAGGGTTCTGGCTGAGATGGGTCCTCCTCTCTCAAACACAGTGGAGCTGGCTTCCTTCCACTCAGCATCCAAAGGCATCATGGGAGA GTGTGGTCTGCGTGGTGGATATGTGGAGCTGGTAAATCTGGACCCCACTGTTATGAAATACATCTACAAACTGTTCTCCACGGACAGTTGTGCACCTGTGTTGGGTCAGATCGCCCTGGATCTGATGGCAAACCCTCCACAGCCAGGAGATCCCTCGTACCCACTTTACAGTGAG GAAACACAGCACATCAAGAACACGTTGGTTGATAATGTAAAGAAAGTCTTTGACGTTTTAAACAGTCTGCCGGGTTTCAGCTGCCAGCCTGTGGCGGGAGGAGCGTTTGCCTTTCCAAGACTGCATCTTCCAGCTGCAGCCATTCAGAAAGCCGAG aAAATGGGAATGGAACCAGATTTGTTCTACTGTCTCAGACTGCTGGAGGAGGCCGGGGTGATGGCAGGTCCAGGTTCTGTGTATGGACAAAAGGAGGGCACCCACCACATCAG ATTTTGTATTATGAGCCCTGAAGACACTATGGAAGAAATACTGAAGCGCATTTCCAGCTTTCACGCGCAGTTTATGAAGGATTTTTCTTAa
- the LOC131979755 gene encoding alanine aminotransferase 2-like isoform X3 has translation MLRCFNRSSCQRTLSALDSLYVFAACIYPQLVDSDKLPVDVRQRAQRLLKECVGGSVGCYTATPGIPGIVQRLSEFITRRDGGVPSHPENIYISSGSQWALSNILSVLVNREASPRTGVLVPVPSYSISTLSMMKVGAVTVPYYLSEEQGWELQMAELHRALESAKGVCNPVALYIINPGNPAGCVQSRKSMQDVIQFASEKRLFLLADEVYQDCVYGEKTEFVSYKRVLAEMGPPLSNTVELASFHSASKGIMGECGLRGGYVELVNLDPTVMKYIYKLFSTDSCAPVLGQIALDLMANPPQPGDPSYPLYSEETQHIKNTLVDNVKKVFDVLNSLPGFSCQPVAGGAFAFPRLHLPAAAIQKAEKMGMEPDLFYCLRLLEEAGVMAGPGSVYGQKEGTHHIRFCIMSPEDTMEEILKRISSFHAQFMKDFS, from the exons ATGCTACGGTGCTTCAATCGCTCCAGCTGTCAGAGGACTCTCAGTGCACTTGACAGTCTTTAC GTTTTTGCAGCATGTATTTACCCTCAGCTTGTGGACAGCGATAAACTGCCAGTGGACGTCAGACAGAGAGCTCAGAGGCTGCTGAAGGAATGTGTTGGAGGGAGTGTAG GTTGTTATACTGCTACACCAGGTATTCCAGGAATAGTCCAAAGACTCTCTGAATTCATAACGAGACGAGATGGTGGAGTTCCATCTCACCCTGAAAACATCTACATCAGTTCAGGCTCACAGTGGGCGCTCTCG AACATTCTCAGCGTCTTGGTGAACAGGGAGGCTTCACCCAGAACAGGTGTGCTTGTTCCAGTGCCAAGCTACTCCATTTCCACTTTGTCCATGATGAAGGTGGGAGCGGTTACCGTTCCTTACTACCTCAGTGAGGAGCAGGGCTGGGAGCTGCAGATGGCGGAGCTGCATCGAGCGCTGGAATCTGCCAAGGGAGTCTGCAACCCTGTAGCTCTTTATATCATCAACCCTGGAAATCCCGCAG GTTGTGTTCAAAGCAGAAAATCAATGCAGGACGTGATCCAGTTCGCTTCAGAGAAGAGACTCTTCCTTCTGGCTGATGAG GTCTATCAGGACTGTGTTTACGGGGAAAAGACTGAGTTTGTCTCTTACAAGAGGGTTCTGGCTGAGATGGGTCCTCCTCTCTCAAACACAGTGGAGCTGGCTTCCTTCCACTCAGCATCCAAAGGCATCATGGGAGA GTGTGGTCTGCGTGGTGGATATGTGGAGCTGGTAAATCTGGACCCCACTGTTATGAAATACATCTACAAACTGTTCTCCACGGACAGTTGTGCACCTGTGTTGGGTCAGATCGCCCTGGATCTGATGGCAAACCCTCCACAGCCAGGAGATCCCTCGTACCCACTTTACAGTGAG GAAACACAGCACATCAAGAACACGTTGGTTGATAATGTAAAGAAAGTCTTTGACGTTTTAAACAGTCTGCCGGGTTTCAGCTGCCAGCCTGTGGCGGGAGGAGCGTTTGCCTTTCCAAGACTGCATCTTCCAGCTGCAGCCATTCAGAAAGCCGAG aAAATGGGAATGGAACCAGATTTGTTCTACTGTCTCAGACTGCTGGAGGAGGCCGGGGTGATGGCAGGTCCAGGTTCTGTGTATGGACAAAAGGAGGGCACCCACCACATCAG ATTTTGTATTATGAGCCCTGAAGACACTATGGAAGAAATACTGAAGCGCATTTCCAGCTTTCACGCGCAGTTTATGAAGGATTTTTCTTAa
- the LOC131979757 gene encoding ranBP-type and C3HC4-type zinc finger-containing protein 1-like isoform X1, with the protein MALSSGGWAPPAPVPASSQQAACGGPALTPCCSTVLMSVRVSVCHSGIRPLCLPGAGSEALRLQLSMDPSRAGEFRLALRDTSGNRSVFIAEFDLRSVQYEVKSPRCHEMRLAAPPHDCIRFNFRCDREAEEWATVVMSSLREAHRVANINTCESDGRHKDTAAAAMEQWSSASLPLTEELCLELARAIEAGDTQAASQHASALARHKAALTIQLSEKNYAEGEISLSVVVEDVSSSCCVTVKVFPYMTVAALKQQVFLEYGFHPRVQRWVIGQCLCTEPRSLASYGVQKDGDTAYLYLISARQARITRQLFQQDLESALLAPPLPPGNGPTSQDWRGYNTLPSKLPHNNQGSTAGDIKDVLDIENLQLNDHTNKASKTQQTEWACPSCTFINKPSRPGCEICATARPDTHIQQVLHLHRAINAFFLYYYL; encoded by the exons ATGGCTCTCAGCTCGGGCGGCTGGGCTCCTCCAGCCCCGGTCCCTGCCTCGTCCCAGCAGGCTGCATGCGGCGGGCCTGCGCTGACGCCTTGCTGCAGTACTGTTTTAATGTCAGTCCGGGTTTCGGTGTGCCATTCCGGGATCCGGCCCCTGTGCCTCCCTGGAGCAGGCAGCGAGGCTCTGCGGCTCCAGCTCAGCATGGACCCGAGCCGGGCCGGAGAGTTCCGACTGGCGCTGCGAGATACGAGCGGAAACCGCAGTGTG TTCATCGCAGAGTTCGACCTGCGCTCGGTGCAGTACGAGGTCAAATCTCCTCGCTGCCATGAGATGCGCCTCGCCGCTCCGCCACACGACTGCATCCGCTTCAACTTCCGCTGCGACCGCGAAGCCGAGGAGTGGGCAacagtggtgatgtcatcactaAGAGAGGCACATAGAG TTGCAAATATTAACACATGTGAGTCAGAtggcagacacaaagacacagcagcagcagcgatgGAGCAGTGGAGCTCAGCCTCGCTGCCGCTCACCG aggaACTGTGCTTGGAGCTCGCCAGGGCCATTGAAGCAGGCGATACTCAAGCCGCTTCACAGCATGCGTCCGCTCTGGCTCGGCACAAAGCCGCACTGACGATTCAGCTGTCTGAAAAGAACTACGCAGAGGGAGAGATCAG TTTATCTGTGGTCGTGGAGGATGTGTCGTCGTCCTGTTGTGTCACAGTGAAAGTCTTTCCTTACATGACCGTGGCTGCACTCAAGCAACAG GTGTTTCTTGAGTACGGGTTCCATCCTCGCGTGCAGCGCTGGGTGATAGGTCAGTGTCTGTGCACTGAGCCGAGGTCGTTGGCCTCCTACGGGGTGCAGAAGGACGGCGACACGGCGTACCTCTACCTGATCTCAGCCCGACAAGCACGCATCACCCGCCAGCTGTTCCAGCAGGACCTGGAGAGCGCTCTCCTCGCCCCGCCGCTCCCACCGGGCAACGGCCCCACCTCCCAAGACTGGAGGGGTTACAACACCTTGCCCTCCAAGCTACCCCACAACAACCAGG GGAGCACAGCAGGTGATATCAAAGATGTCCTCGACATTGAGAACCTGCAGCTGAATGATCATACCAATAAAGCCAGTAAAACACAG CAGACAGAGTGGGCTTGTCCCTCATGCACTTTCATCAACAAGCCGTCTCGTCCAGGCTGCGAAATCTGCGCCACAGCCAGACCGGACACACACATCCAGCAGGTACTGCACCTGCATCGAGCGatcaatgctttttttttgtactacTACTTGTAA
- the LOC131979755 gene encoding alanine aminotransferase 2-like isoform X2: MLRCFNRSSCQRTLSALDSLYRKNKPYKEVIDVLWGDPHRAGLKPLSFVRQVFAACIYPQLVDSDKLPVDVRQRAQRLLKECVGGSVGCYTATPGIPGIVQRLSEFITRRDGGVPSHPENIYISSGSQWALSNILSVLVNREASPRTGVLVPVPSYSISTLSMMKVGAVTVPYYLSEEQGWELQMAELHRALESAKGVCNPVALYIINPGNPAGCVQSRKSMQDVIQFASEKRLFLLADEVYQDCVYGEKTEFVSYKRVLAEMGPPLSNTVELASFHSASKGIMGECGLRGGYVELVNLDPTVMKYIYKLFSTDSCAPVLGQIALDLMANPPQPGDPSYPLYSEETQHIKNTLVDNVKKVFDVLNSLPGFSCQPVAGGAFAFPRLHLPAAAIQKAEKMGMEPDLFYCLRLLEEAGVMAGPGSVYGQKEGTHHIRFCIMSPEDTMEEILKRISSFHAQFMKDFS, translated from the exons ATGCTACGGTGCTTCAATCGCTCCAGCTGTCAGAGGACTCTCAGTGCACTTGACAGTCTTTAC AGAAAGAATAAGCCATATAAAGAAGTGATAGATGTCTTATGGGGTGACCCGCACAGGGCAGGTTTGAAGCCCCTGTCCTTTGTCCGACAG GTTTTTGCAGCATGTATTTACCCTCAGCTTGTGGACAGCGATAAACTGCCAGTGGACGTCAGACAGAGAGCTCAGAGGCTGCTGAAGGAATGTGTTGGAGGGAGTGTAG GTTGTTATACTGCTACACCAGGTATTCCAGGAATAGTCCAAAGACTCTCTGAATTCATAACGAGACGAGATGGTGGAGTTCCATCTCACCCTGAAAACATCTACATCAGTTCAGGCTCACAGTGGGCGCTCTCG AACATTCTCAGCGTCTTGGTGAACAGGGAGGCTTCACCCAGAACAGGTGTGCTTGTTCCAGTGCCAAGCTACTCCATTTCCACTTTGTCCATGATGAAGGTGGGAGCGGTTACCGTTCCTTACTACCTCAGTGAGGAGCAGGGCTGGGAGCTGCAGATGGCGGAGCTGCATCGAGCGCTGGAATCTGCCAAGGGAGTCTGCAACCCTGTAGCTCTTTATATCATCAACCCTGGAAATCCCGCAG GTTGTGTTCAAAGCAGAAAATCAATGCAGGACGTGATCCAGTTCGCTTCAGAGAAGAGACTCTTCCTTCTGGCTGATGAG GTCTATCAGGACTGTGTTTACGGGGAAAAGACTGAGTTTGTCTCTTACAAGAGGGTTCTGGCTGAGATGGGTCCTCCTCTCTCAAACACAGTGGAGCTGGCTTCCTTCCACTCAGCATCCAAAGGCATCATGGGAGA GTGTGGTCTGCGTGGTGGATATGTGGAGCTGGTAAATCTGGACCCCACTGTTATGAAATACATCTACAAACTGTTCTCCACGGACAGTTGTGCACCTGTGTTGGGTCAGATCGCCCTGGATCTGATGGCAAACCCTCCACAGCCAGGAGATCCCTCGTACCCACTTTACAGTGAG GAAACACAGCACATCAAGAACACGTTGGTTGATAATGTAAAGAAAGTCTTTGACGTTTTAAACAGTCTGCCGGGTTTCAGCTGCCAGCCTGTGGCGGGAGGAGCGTTTGCCTTTCCAAGACTGCATCTTCCAGCTGCAGCCATTCAGAAAGCCGAG aAAATGGGAATGGAACCAGATTTGTTCTACTGTCTCAGACTGCTGGAGGAGGCCGGGGTGATGGCAGGTCCAGGTTCTGTGTATGGACAAAAGGAGGGCACCCACCACATCAG ATTTTGTATTATGAGCCCTGAAGACACTATGGAAGAAATACTGAAGCGCATTTCCAGCTTTCACGCGCAGTTTATGAAGGATTTTTCTTAa